From a single Candoia aspera isolate rCanAsp1 chromosome 2, rCanAsp1.hap2, whole genome shotgun sequence genomic region:
- the PELO gene encoding protein pelota homolog, giving the protein MKLVRKDIEKDNAGQVTLIPEDPEDMWHAYNLLQVGDSLRASTIRKVQTESSTGSVGSNRIRTTLTLCVETIDFDSQACQLRVKGTNIQENEYVKMGAYHTIELEPNRQFTLAKKQWDSVVLERIEQACDPAWSADLAAVVMQEGLAHVCLVTPSMTLTRAKVEVNIPRKRRGNCSQHDRALERFYEQVMQAIQRHINFEVVKCVLVASPGFVREQFCNYMFQQAVKTDNKLLLENRSKFLQVHSSSGHKYALKEALCDPAVTSRLADTKAAGEVKALDDFYKMLQHEPDRAFYGLKHVEKANEAMAIDTLLISDELFRHQDVATRSRYVRLVDSVRENMGMVRIFSSLHVSGEQLGQLTGVAAILRFPVAELSDQEDESSSEDD; this is encoded by the exons ATGAAGCTGGTACGGAAGGACATCGAGAAGGATAACGCCGGGCAAGTGACGCTCATCCCCGAGGACCCCGAGGATATGTGGCACGCCTACAACCTGCTGCAGGTGGGCGACAGCCTGCGGGCCTCCACCATACGAAAGGTGCAGACGGAGTCGTCCACGGGCAGCGTGGGCAGCAACCGTATCCGCACCACGCTCACTCTCTGCGTGGAGACAATCGACTTCGACTCACAGGCCTGCCAGCTGCGCGTCAAAGGCACCAACATCCAGGAGAACGAATACGTCAAGATGGGCGCTTATCACACCATCGAGTTGGAGCCTAACCGGCAGTTCACGCTAGCCAAGAAGCAGTGGGACAGCGTGGTGCTGGAGCGGATCGAGCAAGCCTGTGACCCGGCCTGGAGTGCAGACCTGGCCGCTGTGGTGATGCAGGAAGGGCTGGCCCACGTCTGCCTCGTCACCCCCAGTATGACGCTGACCCGGGCCAAGGTCGAGGTGAACATCCCTCGAAAGCGCCGGGGGAACTGCTCACAGCATGACCGGGCCCTGGAGAGGTTCTACGAGCAAGTGATGCAAGCCATCCAGCGCCACATTAACTTTGAAGTTGTCAAGTGTGTCCTGGTGGCCAGCCCGGGGTTCGTGAGAGAGCAGTTCTGCAACTACATGTTCCAGCAGGCTGTCAAGACTGACAACAAGTTGTTGCTGGAGAATCGCTCCAAATTCTTACAG GTGCATTCCTCATCTGGACATAAATACGCACTGAAAGAAGCTCTCTGTGACCCAGCTGTGACTAGTCGGCTTGCTGATACCAAAGCAGCTGGTGAAGTCAAAGCTTTAGATGATTTCTACAAAATGCTACAACATGAGCCTGACCGGGCCTTTTATGGTCTCAAACATGTGGAAAAGGCTAACGAAGCTATGGCTATTGATACCCTGCTGATCAGCGATGAACTTTTTAGGCATCAAGATGTGGCTACTCGCAGTCGGTATGTCCGGCTCGTAGATAGCGTGCGTGAGAATATGGGCATGGTTCGTATCTTCTCTAGCCTTCATGTATCTGGGGAACAGCTTGGGCAACTGACTGGTGTAGCTGCTATTCTGCGTTTTCCTGTTGCGGAACTTTCTGACCAGGAAGATGAATCTAGTTCTGAAGATGATTGA